In the Candidatus Eisenbacteria bacterium genome, TGGTCGGAGGGAGCGGGTCCGGGCTCCCGAGACATCAAACCCTTGCGGCGACGATTGAGTGGAGCTACGCCCAGCTCGATGAAGGCGAGCGCAGGGTGTTCCGCTCGCTGGCCGTCTTCACACGCGGCTGGGGGCTCGAGGCGGCCACTGCGATTTGCGGGAAGGAGGGGACCGACCGTCTTCACCTCGTCGAGGTCATGACGCGCCTCGTCGACAAGTCGCTCGTATTGGCGGAGCAGTCGCAAACGAGCGAATCACGGTGCCGCTATCTCGAGACGGTTCGCCAGTACGCCCTGGATAGACTGAAGGACGAGCGGGAGGAGAAGAGGGTACGAGAGCGGCATCTGGCGTACTTTCTCGATCTCGCAGAGCGCGCCGCCCCTGAGCTCACCGGGTCGGCGCAGGCCGTGTGGCTATCCCGGCTCGAAGTCGATCATGAGAATCTGCTCGCGGCCCTCGACTGTAGCTTCGGCTCTGGCGGCCTAGATGAGACCGCCCTCCGGCTCGCGACCGGTCTCTGGCGATTTTGGTTGGCCCACGGCCACCTCACGCTCGGCCGGCGCCTCTTAGAGGAAGCCCTTCGGCGTCCAGGCGCCCTGGCCGCCTCGCAGACGCGCGCCGAAGCGCTTGTCGGCGCGGGGGCGCTTGCCTTCCACCAAAACGATTGGGACATCGGCCGGACCTTTTTCCAAGAGTCCCTGGAGATTTCGCGTGCCACCGGGCATCGCGAAGGGATCGGGCACGCCCTGGTTGGTCTGGCCAATCTATCCCTGGGACAGGGAGACTACCGGGCGGCCAGCCGGATCTACCGCGAGGCGATGGTGATCTTCGAGGAGACAGGCCAACGGCGCGGGGTCGGACTCGCCCTCAGTAACCTGGGTCGCGTCGCCGAGCTGCAAGGAGACTTCGATTCGGCGTTCCCGCTCTACGCGCAGGGGATCGAAGTCTTCCGCGAGATGGGAGACGTCGCTTCCATGGCGCTCCGTCTTTCGTCTCTGGGCGACCTCGCGCTGAAACTCGGGCGCAGCGATACCGCGCGAGATTACCTGGTCGAGAGCCTGAAGCTCATCCGGGATCTGGAGGAGCGCCGGGCCGGAGCCTACGCTCTCGCGCGGTCGGCGGCCCTCGCGACGCAGGAGAGGCGATTCCGTGATGCCGCGGTCCTCTACGGCGCGTCGGACGCGCTTCGAACGAGAATCGGTCCGAGCATGACCCCGAGAGAATCTTCCGAGCATGAATCGCGGGTTGCCCGGACGCGCGTGGAATTCGGCCATGACCGCTTCGCCGCCGCATGGGCGGAAGGGCAGACGCTTTCGTTCGCGGGAGCGATCACCTACGCTCTCGAATGCCTCGAAACGACCTGCTCCAGCCTGCCGGGTCCAGCGTCCCGATTCTCCGGGAGTCCTTGACACCCCTTCCTCCCGCCCGATAACGTCGGGCGCTATGGCCCCCTTTCAAAAGAGCGCGCGCCTCCAGGCCTTGCCGCGCTATCTCTTCGCCGAGCTGGAACGGAAACGCCGTGAGGCCGAGTCCGCGGGGAGGGAGGTTTTCGATCTCTCGATCGGGGATCCCGACCTTCCGACGCCCGATTTCATTCTCGACAGGTTGGCCCAGGGCGCCCGGGACCCCCGCCACCACCGGTATCCCACGAGCGGCGGTCTCCTCGAAGCGCGTACGGCCGTCGCGGACTGGTTTGCGGAGCGGTTCGGCGTTGCGGTCGATCCCGCCCGGGAGATCGCGATCCTCATCGGCTCGAAGGAAGGGATCGGGCATTTTCCCCTCGCGATGCTCGATGCGGGAGATGAGGCACTCCTCCCCGACCCCGGGTATCCCGTGTACATCGCGGGAACGGTCTTCGCGGGCGCGAAGCCGGTTCGCTTTCCGATTCGCGAGGCGGCCGGGTTCGTCCCCGACCCACGCGACCTCGACAAGCACGTCACGCCGCGCACCCGCCTCGTCTTCGTGAACTACCCCAACAACCCGACGGGCGCCACCGCGGAGCGCGTCTTCTACGAGGATCTGGTCGCGTGGGCAGAGCGCCGCGACCTGATCGTCGTCAGCGACGCCGCCTACTCGGAGCTCTACTATGCCGAGCCGCCGCCGAGCATCCTCTCGGTGCCGGGCGCCCGCGACCGCGCGATCGAGTTCCACTCCTTCTCGAAGACGTTTAACATGACGGGGTGGCGGATCGGCTTCGCCGTGGGAGCCCCGGCCCTGATCGACGCCCTGGTCCAGCTCAAGGCGAACGTGGACTCGGGCGCCCCCCAGGCCATTCAGCTGGCGGCGGCGTCGGGGCTGGCATCGCTCGGCGTCCACGGCCCCGCGCTGCGCGCCGTCTACCGCGAGCGGCGCGATCTCGCGCTGGACGAGCTGCGGAGGCTCGGCTGCCCGATCCGGACGCCGGGCGGCGCTTTCTATCTCTGGGGGCGAGTTCCCGAAGGGGTGTCCTCGATGGAATTCGTCACGCGCGTGTTCGACAAGACAGGGGTCCTTCTCACACCCGGAACCGGATTCGGCTCCGAGGGAGAAGGGTACTTTCGCATCGCTCTTACCTCATCGGCGGATGCCCTCCGCCGCGCGCTCCAGAAGCTCGAATCGCTCGCGCCTTGGAAGGCGCCCCATGCCTCGGCGTCCCCAATCTCCCGCTAGTCTCGCCGCCAAAGCCCCGGCTCGCGAGCTCCTCGACTGGCTCCGCCTCGCGCGGATTCAAGCCTACGGTCATCTCGGGGTGACCCAAAAGGAGCGCGACTTGGGTCAGAGAA is a window encoding:
- a CDS encoding aminotransferase class I/II-fold pyridoxal phosphate-dependent enzyme, producing MAPFQKSARLQALPRYLFAELERKRREAESAGREVFDLSIGDPDLPTPDFILDRLAQGARDPRHHRYPTSGGLLEARTAVADWFAERFGVAVDPAREIAILIGSKEGIGHFPLAMLDAGDEALLPDPGYPVYIAGTVFAGAKPVRFPIREAAGFVPDPRDLDKHVTPRTRLVFVNYPNNPTGATAERVFYEDLVAWAERRDLIVVSDAAYSELYYAEPPPSILSVPGARDRAIEFHSFSKTFNMTGWRIGFAVGAPALIDALVQLKANVDSGAPQAIQLAAASGLASLGVHGPALRAVYRERRDLALDELRRLGCPIRTPGGAFYLWGRVPEGVSSMEFVTRVFDKTGVLLTPGTGFGSEGEGYFRIALTSSADALRRALQKLESLAPWKAPHASASPISR